In the genome of Clostridium cylindrosporum DSM 605, one region contains:
- a CDS encoding trans-sulfuration enzyme family protein translates to MKFGTKLLHGEYTIDKTTGALSVPIYQTSTYHQENIESLGEYTYSRSENPTRKALEGTIASLEGGEYGYAFSSGIAAAASIISIFSAGDHLIFADDLYGGTYRLASSIFNRYGIEFSFVDAGNLNNIKEAIKQNTKAIFLETPSNPLLKITDLKGAIKIAKENNLITVVDNTFMSPYLQRPLELGADIVWHSGTKFLAGHSDVVAGLVVTSNKDLADRIYYIQNGFGSILGPQDSWLTLRGIKTLKARLDIQQSNAIKIANFLESHKNVNKVYYPGLDSHEGKGIHLGQSFGPGAVLSFEAKDYLKAKSFMDKIKYAAVAVSLGGVETIISYPAKMSHAAMPSDEREKRGIKDSLIRVSLGIEDVEDIINDFSKALE, encoded by the coding sequence ATGAAGTTTGGTACAAAACTTTTGCATGGAGAATACACAATAGATAAAACTACAGGTGCACTTAGTGTTCCAATATATCAAACTTCAACTTATCATCAAGAAAATATAGAAAGTCTTGGAGAATATACATACTCAAGGTCAGAAAATCCTACAAGAAAAGCACTTGAAGGTACAATTGCTTCTCTTGAGGGGGGAGAGTATGGATATGCCTTTTCCTCAGGAATCGCAGCTGCTGCATCTATAATTTCTATATTTTCAGCAGGTGATCACCTAATATTTGCTGATGATTTGTATGGAGGGACATATAGATTAGCGTCTTCAATTTTTAATAGATATGGAATTGAATTTAGTTTTGTTGATGCTGGTAACTTAAATAACATTAAAGAAGCTATAAAGCAAAACACAAAGGCTATATTCTTAGAAACACCTTCAAATCCTTTATTAAAGATTACAGACTTAAAGGGAGCTATAAAAATAGCTAAAGAAAATAATTTAATAACTGTTGTTGATAACACATTTATGTCACCATACCTTCAAAGACCATTAGAACTTGGTGCAGATATAGTATGGCACAGTGGAACAAAGTTTTTAGCAGGACATAGTGATGTTGTAGCAGGACTTGTAGTTACTAGTAATAAAGATCTTGCAGACAGAATATATTATATTCAAAATGGATTTGGATCTATACTTGGACCGCAGGATTCATGGCTTACATTAAGAGGCATAAAAACATTAAAAGCAAGACTGGATATACAGCAGTCAAATGCAATTAAAATTGCAAACTTTTTAGAGTCCCATAAAAATGTTAATAAGGTATATTATCCAGGATTAGATTCACACGAGGGTAAAGGCATTCATTTAGGTCAAAGTTTTGGTCCAGGAGCAGTTCTTTCCTTTGAAGCAAAGGATTATTTAAAAGCTAAAAGCTTTATGGATAAGATAAAATATGCTGCAGTAGCTGTAAGTCTTGGTGGCGTAGAAACAATAATTTCTTATCCAGCGAAAATGTCACATGCTGCTATGCCAAGTGATGAAAGAGAGAAAAGAGGAATAAAGGATAGCTTGATTAGAGTATCCTTAGGTATAGAAGATGTGGAAGATATAATCAATGACTTTAGTAAAGCATT
- a CDS encoding trans-sulfuration enzyme family protein produces the protein MSLLEEKCLNIESKVVHGHSMFDPLTGAITTPIYQSATFRHPGLYETTGYDYSRLQNPTREELEKTIASLENGKHGFAFSSGMAAITTLIKLFNPGEHIILSDDLYGGTYRICEEIYKRYGLEFEYVDTSSIDNLKAAIKSNTKGAFIETPTNPMMKVTDIREASKICKESGVLLIIDNTFLTPYFQRPLELGADVVVHSATKYLGGHNDTLCGLAVVNNDELAEEIKLIHKSEGAVVSPFDCYLIIRGIKTLAVRLERHEENAKLVAEFLKNHESVDKIYYTGDTDNPYYDVMKKQSSGFGAMISFTVKKVETVEKVLKSVKLITFAESLGGVESLITYPVVQTHGAIPEEIRNAIGVTDKLLRLSVGIENVNDIISDLNQALI, from the coding sequence ATGAGTTTGTTGGAAGAAAAGTGTTTAAATATAGAATCGAAAGTTGTACATGGACATAGTATGTTTGATCCCCTAACAGGAGCCATAACTACACCGATATATCAAAGTGCAACATTTAGGCATCCAGGGCTTTATGAGACAACAGGATACGATTACTCAAGACTACAAAACCCAACGAGGGAGGAGCTTGAAAAAACAATCGCATCTCTTGAAAATGGGAAGCATGGATTTGCATTCTCAAGTGGAATGGCCGCAATAACAACCTTAATAAAACTATTTAATCCAGGAGAGCATATAATTTTATCCGATGATTTATATGGTGGAACATATAGAATATGTGAAGAAATATATAAGAGATATGGACTTGAATTTGAATATGTAGATACTAGTAGTATAGATAATCTAAAGGCGGCAATAAAAAGTAATACAAAGGGAGCATTTATAGAAACTCCTACAAACCCTATGATGAAGGTAACTGATATTAGGGAAGCATCTAAAATATGTAAAGAGTCTGGGGTTCTTCTAATAATAGATAATACCTTCCTAACACCTTACTTTCAAAGACCACTAGAGCTAGGGGCTGATGTAGTAGTACATAGTGCAACTAAATATTTAGGAGGGCACAATGATACTCTTTGTGGACTTGCAGTGGTTAATAATGATGAGTTAGCAGAGGAAATTAAACTAATTCATAAATCAGAAGGTGCTGTGGTTTCACCATTTGACTGTTATCTTATTATTAGGGGAATAAAAACTCTAGCTGTTAGACTAGAAAGACATGAGGAAAATGCAAAGCTTGTCGCAGAATTTCTTAAAAATCATGAAAGTGTGGACAAGATATATTATACAGGAGACACTGATAATCCATACTATGATGTGATGAAAAAACAATCAAGTGGATTTGGAGCAATGATAAGCTTTACTGTAAAGAAAGTTGAAACAGTTGAAAAGGTATTAAAAAGTGTTAAGCTAATAACTTTTGCTGAAAGTCTTGGAGGAGTAGAATCTCTAATCACTTATCCAGTTGTTCAAACCCATGGTGCAATTCCTGAGGAAATTAGAAATGCAATAGGGGTAACTGATAAACTTTTAAGACTTTCTGTTGGAATAGAAAATGTAAATGATATTATAAGTGACTTAAATCAGGCACTTATATAG